In Rattus norvegicus strain BN/NHsdMcwi chromosome 1, GRCr8, whole genome shotgun sequence, a genomic segment contains:
- the LOC134484818 gene encoding uncharacterized protein LOC134484818 has protein sequence MTKRMGGQGQESPPEPRVTLKVGGQPVTFLVDTGAQHSVLTQASGQLSDRTAWVQGATGEKQYRWTTDRRVQLATGKVTHSFLHVPDCPYPLLGRDLLTKLKAQIHFEEGGAQITGPHGTPLQVLTLQLEDEYRLYELGQDKPQSQEIGTWVTNFPLAWAETGGMGLALQQPPLIIQLKATATPVSIKQYPLSHEAYQGIRPHITRLLDQGILVPCRSPWNTPLLPVKKPGTGDYRPVQDLREVNKRVEDIHPTVPNPYNLLSTLPPTHTWYTVLDLKDAFFCLRLSPKSQPLFAFEWKDPEVGLSGQLTWTRLPQGFKNSPTLFDEALHRDLADFRVQHPTLILLQYVDDLLLAATSETACQRGTESLLQTLGQLGYRASAKKAQICQTQVTYLGYQLRDGQRWLTPARRQTVAGIPAPKNGRQLREFLGTAGFCRLWIPGFAEMAAPLYPLTKPGVLFQWGPEQQKAFENIKQALLSSPALGLPDITKPFELFIDEKQGYAKGVLTQRLGPWKRPVAYLSKKLDPVASGWPPCLRMVAAIAVLIKDAGKLTLGQPLTILAPHAVEALVKQPPDRWLSNSRMTHYQALLLDAERVQFGPVVALNPATLLPLPEEAEQHDCLQILAEVHGTRPDLSDQPLQNADHTWYTDGSSFLAEGERKAGAAVTTEDKVIWAKALPAGTSAQRAELIALTQALKMAKGHQKGHNPEARGNRLADATAREVAMSKQILPLNSPDQPTPPPVGQTSWVYAHEDIELLEKMGAIYHPQLKQWVYKGKTVMPIKMTFELISFLHKLTHLGFKKMKTLLDREEINLWFLNRDKAIQKVTESCKACAQVNPGRTMIGQGVRPRGHRPGIHWEIDFTEIKPGMYGYKYLLVFVDTFSGWVEAFPTKHETAKMVTKKLLEEIFPRYGMPQALGSDNGPAFVSHVSQLVAKLLGIDWKLHCAYRPQSSGQVERMNRTIKETLSKLTLATGSKDWVTLLPLVLYRARNTPGPHGLTPFEIMYGAPPPFVHFFDSNIADFTDSPSLRAHLQALQIVQKDVWRPLAAAYQDELEHPVVPHPFQIGDTVWVRRHQTKNLEPRWKGPYTVLLTTPTALKVDGVAAWIHASHVKAVRSEELTNHNTTPQTWRVQRTPNPLKLKLLRGSS, from the exons atgaccaaAAGAATG ggaggtcagggccaggagtccccccctgagcccagggtaacgcttaaagttggggggcagccggttactttcctggtagacacaggagcccagcattcagtcctcactcaagcttcaggacaactcagcgaccggacggcctgggtacaaggagctactggtgagaaacaataccgatggactacggaccgccgggttcagctggctaccggtaaggtgacccattccttcttacatgttccggactgcccgtaccctctgctgggccgtgacctgctcaccaaactaaaagcacaaattcattttgaggaaggaggggcccaaataactggcccccacggaactccccttcaagttctaaccctacaattagaggatgaatatagactatatgaactgggacaggacaagccacaatcccaaGAAATAggcacttgggtcacgaattttccactggcttgggcagagactggtgggatggggttggcgctccaacagccccccttaattatacagttaaaggccactgcaactccagtctccataaaacaataccctctgtcacatgaagcttatcaaggcataaggcctcacattacgaggcttctggatcaaggcatcctagttccctgccggtcgccttggaatacgcctcttctgcctgtaaagaaacccggcactggagattataggccagtacaagacttgagagaggtcaacaagagggtagaagatattcatccgactgttccaaacccttacaatttgctcagtacacTGCCCCCTACACACACTTGGTATACGGTTTTGGACCTGAAAGATGCCTTCTTTTGCCTCCGGCTGAGCCCGAAAAGCCAACCCTTATTTGCCTTTGAGTGGAAAGACCCTGAAGTAGGGCTTTCAGGACAATTAACTTGGACAAGACTGCCTCAAGGGTTTaaaaacagcccaacgctctttgatgaggccttacatCGGGACTTAGCTGACTTTAGGGTTCAGCATCCCACCCTCATACTCCTGCAATATGTAGATGACCTCCTCCTAGCGGCCACTTCTGAAACTGCATGCCAACGGGGAACTGAATCCCTCTTACAGACTTTGGGACAATTGGGCTACCGAGCCTCTGCCAaaaaggctcaaatttgccagacccaggttacttatttaggctaCCAGCTACGGGATGGACAGCGATGGCTGACCCCGGCCAGGAGACAGACTGTGGCCGGCATCCCTGCCCCCAAGAATGGCCGACAGCTACGAGAGTTCTTGGGGACAGCGGGATTCTgccgcctctggattcctgggtttgctgaaATGGCAGCCCCTTTGTACCCCCTCACTAAACcgggggtgctcttccagtggggaccAGAGCagcaaaaagcatttgaaaacatcaaacaggccttattgtcctcccctgccttgggtctccctGATATTACCAAACCTtttgaactgttcatcgatgagaaacaggggtatgctaaaggggtcctaacacaaaggttgggaccctggaaacgccctgtagcctacctgtctaagaaattggaccctgtggcctccggctggccaccgtgcctaaggatggtggctgctattgctgtcctgatcaaggatgctggaaaattgactttgggacagccactcaccatcctagcaccccacgcagtggaggccttggtaaagcagcccccagaccgctggctctctaattcccgcatgacccactaccaagccttgttactggatgcagaacgggttcagtttgggcccgtagtcgccctcaatcctgccaccttgcttcctctaccagaggaggcagaacaacatgactgcctacaaatcctcgcagaagtacatggaaccaggccggacctatcggaccagcctcttcagaatgctgaccacacatggtacacggatggcagcagcttcttggcagagggagagcgaaaggctggagctgcggtcactacggaggacaaagtaaTTTGGgcaaaagccctgcctgctggtacctccgcacaacgggctgaactcatcgccttgactcaggcgctcaagatggcaaaag gacaccagaaggggcacaacccagaggcacgaggaaaccggctggccgatgccacggcgcgagaagtggccatgagcaaacaaatcttacccttaaatagcccagaccaacccacgcccccaccagtgggacaaaccagttgggtttatgcccatgaggacatagagctcctagaaaaaatgggggccatctaccaccctcaactaaaacagtgggtctacaaaggaaagacagttatgccaataaaaatgacttttgaattgatctcttTTTTAcacaaattaacccatttggggtttaagaagatgaaaaccttactagatcgggaagagataaatctgtggtttttgaatcgggacaaagcgatacaaaaggtgactgagagttgcaaagcgtgcgctcaggttaacccgggaaggaccatgattggacaaggagttcgtcctaggggacaccgtcccggcatccattgggaaattgattttactgaaattaaaccaggtatgtatggatacaagtatctcctagtgtttgtagacaccttctcaggatgggtcgaagccttccccacaaagcacgagactgcaaaaatggtcaccaagaagctcctcgaggaaatctttcccaggtatggcatgcctcaagcgttggggtcggacaacgggcccgctttcgtctcccacgtaagtcagttggtggccaaattgctggggattgattggaaattacattgtgcctatagaccccagagttcaggtcaggtagaacgcatgaatagaacaattaaggagactttatccaaacttacgcttgcaactggctcaaaggattgggtgaccctccttcccctagttctctatcgggcccggaataccccgggcccccatggtctaactccttttgaaataatgtatggagcaccacccccatttgtccatttctttgattcaaacattgctgatttcactgacagcccttctctgagggcccatttacaggccctacagattgtgcagaaagacgtctggagacctttggccgctgcttaccaggacgagcttgagcatccggtggtgccacacccgttccagattggagacaccgtgtgggtgcgcagacaccagaccaagaatctcgagccacggtggaaaggaccctacaccgtcctcctgactaccccgaccgccctaaaggtagacggagtcgcggcttggatccacgcatcacacgtcaaggcagtccggtctgaggaattgactaatcacaacactacaccccagacatggagagttcagcgcactccaaaccccttaaagttaaaactcctacgtggctcctcctag
- the Or51q1 gene encoding olfactory receptor Olr139 — MSEVTNTTHDPFYFILTGIPGFEAIHLWISIPFFCLYTISIMGNTTILTVIRTEPSLHQPMYLFLSMLALTDLGLTLTTLPTVMQLLWFNIREISFEACFAQLFFLHGFSFMESSVLLAMSFDRYVAICRPLHYASILTSEVIGRIGFAIICRCVLAVLPSLFLLKRLPFCHSHLLSHSYCLHQDMIHLVCADIRVNRWYGFALVLLIIVLDPLLIVLSYALILKSVLNTATWADRLRALNNCLSHILAVLVLYVPMVGVSMTHRFAKHVSPLVHVLMANIYLLAPPVMNPIIYSAKTKQIRQGITRLLLQRKVH, encoded by the coding sequence ATGTCAGAAGTAACTAACACTACTCATGATCCTTTCTACTTCATCCTCACGGGCATCCCAGGATTTGAGGCTATCCATCTCTGGatctccatccccttcttctgCCTCTACACCATTTCCATCATGGGCAACACCACCATCCTAACCGTCATCcgcacagagccatctctccaccagcCCATGTACCTCTTCCTCTCCATGCTGGCCCTCACTGACCTGGGCCTCACTCTTACCACACTGCCTACTGTCATGCAGCTTCTCTGGTTCAACATTCGGGAAATCagctttgaggcctgctttgcaCAGTTATTCTTCCTCCACGGGTTCTCCTTCATGGAGTCATCTGTTTTATTGGCCATGTCCTTTGACCGTTATGTGGCCATCTGTCGCCCACTCCACTATGCCTCCATCCTCACCAGTGAGGTCATTGGTAGAATAGGGTTCGCCATCATTTGCCGCTGTGTCTTGGctgttcttccctcccttttcctgcTCAAGCGCCTGCCCTTCTGCCATTCCCACCTTCTTTCTCACTCTTACTGCCTCCATCAGGATATGATTCACCTGGTCTGCGCTGACATCAGGGTCAACAGATGGTATGGATTTGCTTTGGTCCTGCTCATTATTGTATTAGACCCTCTGCTCATTGTACTCTCCTATGCACTTATCCTGAAAAGTGTCCTGAACACAGCCACTTGGGCTGATCGACTCCGGGCTCTCAACAACTGTCTGTCCCACATACTGGCAGTTCTGGTTCTCTATGTACCCATGGTTGGTGTGTCTATGACTCACCGCTTTGCCAAGCATGTCTCTCCACTGGTCCATGTTCTCATGGCCAATATCTACCTGCTGGCACCTCCTGTGATGAACCCCATCATTTACAGTGCAAAGACCAAGCAGATCCGCCAGGGAATCACTCGACTTCTCTTGCAAAGAAAGGTTCACTGA
- the LOC120099899 gene encoding MLV-related proviral Env polyprotein-like produces MTGRLANATSVRGTLADAFPPLYFDLCDVIDYKWEPGTTHNWHPSTTYYGCGPASHSKEIYVCPGHRVSRQCGGPGSGYCAQWGCETTGDAYWKPSSSWDLITLKRDGRPPYTLCKRDAKCNPLVLHFTDSGRRATWDGPKSWGLRLYVTGTDPVGLFSLNRQVSPLATRPIGPNPVLPDQKPPSLPAQAQPPSLPKVTQAPGSTPTSPFSTTGGSTILISPSPGTGDRLFNLVAGAYLALNYSDPFRTQECWLCLVSGPPYYEGVAVIGNYTNLTAAPDSCANTPSHRLTLPEVSGRGLCLGNVPPTHQTLCNTTQKIPIGNYFLAAPKGTYWACNTGLTPCISATVLNQSSDYCVLVEIWPKVTYHESEYIYSFFEKQTRFRREPATLTLALLLGGITLGGVAAGIGTGTTALIETGHFRWYSS; encoded by the exons ATGACAGGAAGGCTGGCTAATGCTACCTCCGTAAGGGGGACACTGGCCGATGCCTTCCCTCCCTTATACTTTGACCTTTGTGATGTGATAGACTACAAGTGGGAGCCTGGCACTACCCATAATTGGCATCCCTCAACCACCTACTATGGTTGCGGTCCGGCTTCCCACAGCAAAGAGATCTACGTTTGCCCTGGACACAGAGTGAGCCGGCAGTGCGGAGGGCCGGGGAGTGGGTACTGTGCCCAGTGGGGATGTGAGACTACTGGGGATGCGTATTGGAAGCCATCCTCATCTTGGGACCTGATAACTCTGAAACGAGACGGTCGGCCTCCTTACACCTTGTGTAAACGGGACGCGAAATGCAATCCCCTCGTCCTCCACTTCACCGACTCAGGTAGAAGAGCGACCTGGGACGGGCCCAAATCTTGGGGCCTGCGCTTATACGTCACAGGGACCGATCCGGTGGGTCTGTTCTCTCTAAATAGACAAGTCTCTCCCCTGGCCACTCGACCCATTGGACCCAACCCAGTTCTACCAGATCAGAAGCCTCCCTCGCTCCCGGCACAAGCCCAACCCCCGTCATTGCCTAAGGTCACCCAGGCCCCTGGTAGTACTCCCACAAGCCCCTTCTCCACAACGGGGGGCTCCACCATTTTGATCTCCCCATCGCCAGGCACCggggatcgattattcaatttGGTGGCTGGTGCATATCTGGCTCTCAACTATTCAGACCCTTTTAGGACTCAGGAGTGCTGGTTGTGTCTCGTTTCCGGTCCGCCCTATTATGAAGGGGTAGCAGTCATTGGAAATTACACCAACCTGACTGCTGCCCCAGACAGTTGTGCCAATACCCCCAGCCACAGACTAACTCTGCCCGAGGTCTCGGGACGAGGGCTCTGCTTGGGGAATGTACCCCCCACACACCAGACCCTCTGCAACACCACTCAGAAGATTCCCATCGGGAACTACTTCCTGGCAGCCCCAAAAGGCACATACTGGGCCTGCAATACCGGACTAACACCCTGTATCTCAGCCACAGTCCTCAACCAATCCTCTGACTATTGTGTATTAGTAGAAATTTGGCCCAAAGTCACCTACCATGAATCCGAGTATATATACTCGTTTTTTGAGAAACAGACTCGTTTTCGACGAGAGCCTGCCACCCTGACTTTAGCTTTACTCCTAGGAGGAATCACCTTGGGGGGAGTGGCCGCGGGTATAGGGACCGGGACCACTGCACTCATTGAAACTGGCCATTTCC GCTGGTACAGTTCATGA